CGTCTTAAATTGCCGTTAGCATATCTTGGATTTGTTTTCATATTTAAATTAGGGCAGTTGTCTACATAAGAGTGAATAAATGAAAGAGTCTCACACCATGCCACATATAGAAAAAGAACAGCCCTGCCCATGCAACTGTTCTTTTTCTACATTAGCATATTAACACATACAAAGCGGACATTGGCGGACACTAGCGGACACTTTCTAAAAATCTATAAAATTTTTTCCTACAACTATCCGAATCAGATGTTGAATAAATCTTTCTTGCAGTATCTTTCCACGATAATCCATTCATAAAATGCCATCTAACTATTATTTGAATCTCTGGATTATCAATGGTATCTACCCAATCTAATATTCTCTTCATTTGGACCGCAATTTCTTCAACCTTTTCTTGTAGTTCTTGGTTTAATTTTTCTATCCTGTAGAATGCCTGTCTTGTTGGGTCTCCTGGTATGTTCGACTTTGTTCCAATCTGCCCAATTGGTGGAGAAGATATTGGAAAATACATCTGTCTAATCTGTTCTTGAATTGCCTGTGCTTGCATTTGTAGATAGCGATAATTCTTTAACTCTTCAATTGTAATCATGCTTCACCCTTCTAGCTATCTTTTTTTCTACCCAACGCAAACGATCTTCCAGAACAAAGAGTTGAAATGTATTAACTTCCGCAAACTCATGTCTGCGATGCGCTTCCTTAACTCTTGCGATTTCCTTTTCTAGCTCATTTCTTTTTCTTCTAAGTAGCACGAGTTCGATTTCCTCTTTCTTAGTCATTATCATCTACACCTGCAATTCTCGTCGCTACCATAATGAATACTCCGAAGAACACTCCACATGTGAAGGATATAATAGCAACCATCATCATTTATCCTCCGGCATACATAACATAACTGTATCTCCCCAAAAGCTATTGCTGATTAAATCGTCCATAACCTCTTGTGCTACCGCTTTGTCTGAATATCTTCCCAACAAGCGATCATCATTGTCTATTGTTGCACGTACTTCATATTGAAGCTTATTGTCTATTTTTTTATCGATAACATAAAGCTTCTTAATGTTTGGATTGTAATAAATTGTGTCTTTATTTTGTGTTTGAATTGAATACATTTTTATCTCCTTTTTCTATTCGTCTGTGAGTGTAACAGAATCAGAACTATGTTACGCTCATTTCGAAGTCTGATTTTCTTAATATCGCTTATCAGTATTGACTTATCTTGATTTCTTATCTTTTTGACAGTTACATAAATCGAATGTTACACTCACGCATATTTTTTAATTATTTTTGATACATGCAAGAATGTTGTTATCTATCCCCATTTTTCTGTGTGGTTGATAGACTCTCTAACATCCTGTATGTCGGATGGTTCTAACATGATATACAACATTGTTTCAGCTGCACTCTCATGCATTAGTAGTTTTTGTGTAGTCAGTAAGTCGTGCGTTTCATCCCAGTACCATCTACCATATGACTTTCTTAAACTATGGCAGGCAACAGGATATTCAATCCCTGCTTCTTTGGCTAATTGTTTAATCACTCTCCAAGCTTGCTGGCGCGTGATTGGGTAGCCTTTTAAGCCCTGTCTAGACTCGAATATATATTCATTCATCTGAATGTTATATCGCTCTATATACTCTCTAACAGTGGCATATACGTCAGGATTCATTGTGAACTGTTGTACCTTACCTGTTTTCATCTCTTTACATGTATACTGTCCACCAGCAATATCCCTAGGAGTTAGTTCTATTAACGTCTCAATGCGATTCCCTGTGTTAACACCAAGAATTAATAGAATATAATTGCGATACCACACGCGAAACTTCCAACTGTTTGGATCGTGCTTATCCCTATGGTTCAAACAACATCGGACCATTTCATCAAAATCGCTTTTAATAAATGGCTTCACAATTTCCCTGCCATGTTTATCTGAAGTCTTACGTAGATATCCTTTAGTGCGTTGCAACCTTCTAAGCTGTCTCATCAACGTACTCGACTCCAAGTTGTTTTAACTCTTCTATATATCCATTCATTTCAGAGTTAAATTCATCTAAAATCACATTGCGTACTTTTATAGATAAATTTCCATCGATTTCAAAATTGATGTAGTTAATTCTTACGCTTGCATCATCTATTCCTTCTTCTTTTGAACGATTAAGAGTTGCAGTTTCTTTTTTTAAACATGCTATTTTTGTTAATATCGTTTCTACCTTTTCGATATCACTTGATTTCATCATTCTTCACTCCAATCTATCAGCATCTTCTTTGTGCTTATAAAATCTTTTTGGACTAAACATTATATATTCACCATATTTTGCATTTTTGGGATATACACGTACAACCTTTTGTATTTTTTCAGAAGTTTCTTGATTAAATAAGTTGGGTTGACATGTTTTTTCGTACTCACGTTTATCAATGCACTTGAAATAAATCTTGTCTATTTCATCCCAATACCATTCGTCAATTTGAATTTCTTCAAACGTCAATGAACTAATCATTTGTACTCCAATCTATTGCTTGCCCGCAACTCGCACAAAAATTAACACGTTCAGTGTATAATCTGTTGCAAACTGGACAATTGAATTCAACTGCACCATTTAGCCGTCTTTCTGCTTTCCAGTTTTTTGGCTTCTTCGGCGTTGCCTTATCAACAAGTTCCTCTAACGCTTTTCTTGCAATCTCTCTTTTGGCGTCTAACTCATCCCTATATGTTTTATCGTCAACTGTTTCATCAAACACTTGTAACGATACAGCCAAGTATTCTAACGCTTCTTGATATCTATTCACTTGAAAAATCCTCCCATATAAAGGCAGAACATGATTATTCCAAAAGCGAGCAAACTCGCCCAAAAATTATATTTACCTGTTCTTTGCTGCCCATGTTTCGCTAAATCCATGCCTAAACTAAGCGTATATAAAACAACAACTACTATTGACCATATATTCATTTTTCACACTCTCCTATATCCATATCAAAACACTTCTTACATAAGGCTCTTTCTTCTTCCCAAGCCTTTTTATACTCTTCTGTTTCTTTTGCTTTATCTGTTATTCTCCACCCATGATATGGAAAGTACCCATCTTCTTCATCACCTAACAATTCACAACAAGACTCAACTAAGCCCGACTGTTTAAGTTTTCTCAATCTATAACGTGCTTGATTTGTTGTTAAATTTAAGTGTTCAGCGATTAAACGCGCAGGAAATGGATGCCAACCATCCATGATTGAAACGTTATGTCCGCACAATTGATAAAGGACATCATTCATTCTTCCACACCTTTCAACTTGCACCATTTAGGCTTTTTAATGTTTTCTTTACATTTTGCACGTATGACTTTTGTATATTTTCCGTTTTCCGAAAAATCAATATTACAAACGTAACCATACGTATCTGGTTTGTTTTCTTTTTTATCGATTAGATCAATACGTGATCTATTTGCATAAAAAGGATGATAATAATGTAAATGTCCAAACGGGCAATCATCGCAATATTTCGGAATTTCCATCGGTACTATGTATTTGCTCATAACCCAAGTTCCTTTAAGGTGTATTCCCTATTTACTTCCATTTCTTTGTACATTGTTCCTTTTGCAAAGAGTGGAAATGTAAAGCATTCGTTTCCAAATTCAACATATATAAACTCTTTTTCATCGTTCACACAACACACTTTTCCAACGAATATCGTTCTTTCCCTGAATGGCTTTATCACCGCTGATAAATAAGCCTTTTCTTTATCTGTAAGAATTTCAGGTTTATATTCTTCTTCTAACCATCCAATCATCCCTTCCATCGCGTCACACGCAAACACTCCGCATGGATAGATTTGCTGATGAATTGTTTTTCCTCTGATCTTTAATTCAAAGAATAGTATCTTTCCATCTTTTGTTTTTGTAGAAATATCAATTTGTTGCAAATTATATTTTTCTTTATTAAGCATTCTTTCTTCCTCTTGTTACTACTTTCTTTTTCCAAATTTCTGCCACTTCAAATACTTCATTTGGTGGCTTTTTATTATACTTTGCGCGAATCTGAACAATGTCTTTTTTTCTGAATTCCATCGTATATAAAGGTCTGTCTATCTTATCAGAATTTCTAATAAATACGATCGTTGTTTCCCCAGATGCATGTTCTTCAACATAAGTACCTACGCAATGATGTAATATAGAACCTTCTTTAACTAAATCACTTGCTTTTTTCGGTAAGATAAATTTAAGACCGTTTATTTCCATTTCCATGTATTTTCTTTTCTCAATAAGTTCATTAAATTTATCTTGAAGTTCTTTATCACGCTTACGTCTAGCTTCTTCTTTTCGTTCTCGTTCAAGAGAATTAAATAATTTAACCATATCTTGGTGCGCTTTTTGTAAATCCTTAGGGCATGCATTTGTATCGTTAATTGGAACACCACACAGTTTCATCAGCTTTAGATAATCGATGTAGTATCTGAAATCTATATGATTTTTAATTGCCCAATTTTGAAAGTGGATAATGCCAACGCAATCCGGAATCTTATCGAAATTAACATGCGTTAGATACTGTTCTATACCAGGAACAATCTTTCCGTTTCTCTCTCTAATCTTCTCTTCCAAGATTATTTTTTCGAAACATATATCTGAATTTTTAATCTTATGTTTATGACTTCTCAACCATTTTTCGTTGATTATTCTCATATCACACTGGCCAGAACCATACATAACTTCTTTTGCTAATTGTTTTGCATTTATTTTTTGAAGAAACTCTATCTCTTTCCTGTATTGATAGAATCTTCTAATGTTCCATACATCAATCGGAGACTCCCAATTTATGTACTTGAGTTCCGACTTATCCCTAATAGTTTTTTCAAAGCCATTATCATAGAACATAACATTCGTATATGGTCCTGACATAGAACTCTGTCGTCTTAATCCAAACTGAAATCTATCAGGATAAAAATAGTTCTGACCGCATTGAATGTTTTTATCGTTTTCGAACAGTTCATAATTGATCAAATAGCATGATAAGTGCTGGATCCCTTCAATGTATCTAGATTCAAAAACATACGACTGAATTTCAATTTTCTTAGATGTGCATAGAATAATAGCAAAGCACTTGTAACATTCCCAGAATGTCAATTTTGTTTTCTTAGTCAACTTCTTATTGATAATCTTGCAACCATCTCTATCTGATGTAATTGTTGTGTTCTTGTTTGAAAAAATTATCGTTGGAAATTGACTATTTCCCCACTCAAAGAATGACTTTGGAACTTTTAAGCGTTTCTTTACATAGTAATCTGCGCTTCTCATAGTTCAAATAAGCTTATTCTTTCGAAGTCAGCCTTCTCCTTTTCTTTCTGGCTCGTTTTAACGTTGTTTTTAGGTGTTTCTTTCTTTTCGGCGTGTTTCTTATCATTAGTACCTTTAGAACTGTATAAATACGTTTCTTTTACCTCTTGTAATGAAGATTTGAAATAATCAACAACCCAGCCGAATACAATATCATCAGAAACCATTGCACAATCTTCATCACGATATTCAGATGATTTATTGCGGCAGTACTGATATGCATCAGCAATTGTTTTCCCTTCCTGGCATATCTTCTCGAAAAGATCATCATCTTCTTGTTCGCAAAGCCAGTTGTGAATAGAATCTATTGAACGTGAATGTTTCTGACTCATCTCTGCATTCATTTTTTCCAATGCTCGTTGTTTAATTTCCGACATCTTCAATTCCTTCCTTCTGCAGTTTCTGCAGTCTTTCTACTAACTCTTTTGAAGCTGGCGTACCTTCTGGAAGAGTTCCTGCTTCTTGTTGTCGGATGTACTCCGGCATTGATATTTTTGTTGATGATTGTGAAGCATTAATCGTCTCTCGTTCAGAGCGTGCAATCCAAGCATTGATGAACCTCATAATTCCATTCTTGGTCTTTCGCTTTGTCGGATTAGTTTTAAGCCATTGGCTCATTTTTAAAATTTGATCACGTACATCCACATCTGGATAAGCATCAACGAATTCTTTTAAATGCGTCTGGGATATATGGAATCTCGAGCCGTCTTTTAATATCAAAGCTGGCAATCCAGTATCCGGTTCGGATGCGAACGAAGTTTGCTCCGGACAGGTATTTATATATTCTTTTTCTTCTTTATTTCTTATTATTCTTATATTGTCCGCACTTTGTTCCGCAGTTTGATACGCACCTTGTTCCGCACTTTGTTGCGCATTTAGTTCCGCAAGGGTTTCGCCAACATCTTGAAATTTGTCGTAATTTACTATGCTTATGTGCGTATATTTGTTTGTAGATTTTAATGTAATCATCTTTTCATTTTCAAATATTTTTAGCCACTTGCGGATTGTGTTATCTGATTTAATGCCGGTTACGAGCATCAGATTATTGATTGATGTGATCAATTCACCTCTCTTTACTTTTCGCCCTTTAAAGTAACCATCGGTCCAATTTGCTAAAAGCAATACATGCATCCATATCGTGAATGCATAGTAGCAATCGTGATAGCGCCATTCCAATATCTGGCGGTCTATCTTAATAAAACCTTGTTTCATATATGTCCTTTGCCACACTTACAATTAGTTTGTATTTTCTGTGACATATCCTTTCTTTTAAAGCGGTCTAATGCAACCAATGCGTAAGCGTTAGACCAGTTATCGCCTTTCTATTTATTTAGTTTTGCATTGGTTGCAGCTAGTGTTCTCGCCCCTGCAAGCGAACGTAATACTTCCCGATATGTAAGCTCTCTTTTCTCTAATATTTTGTATATCTGGGATGCGGTGCGCTCGACAATGGCATCTCTTGCAGATTGATTTTCATATTCTTCTAGTGTCTGTTGTTTCTTCATATTCTTTTTCTCCTATCAACAGTTTCAACTGTTCTAATTGTTTTTTTGTTTGATAAAACTTGCATTGTAAGCATTCATTCTTAACTTCAAATACCCTGTACCCTGCTTTAATTGGTGGGCAACATTGTGTTTCTTCATTCCATCTAGTGCATTGCTGGCAATCAAAGCGTTGCTTAATCACATTGATCACTCATCTCTTTTATTTTTCTTTGAAATGCATCCAGTTTAGATAATTCAAATTGCAAAGCTGCTTCAGCTTGATCATCATTTAGAATTACACCGTCGTTATCGATAATTTCTTCTACAGGTTCACCCTTTAGCCTACGTAACTTATTAACAATTAGTGAATTCATAGGTCGATACCTACCAAGAATAAAAACACTCTTGCATATATCAACATAAAGATCAGAATCAATGCTATTTCTTCGAGTGTTTCTAATTTTCTTTTATACTTCGCTTTTAATTTCATATTCAACTCTCCTTTAATTTTTGATATAATGAGAGTGGCAATAATAAGCCACTTATCAAGCGCTCTTACTTTTGACGGACGGAGCGTTTTTCTTTTGTTCCGGGTACATATTCAATAATTCTTTCAGCGTGTATCCAATTAATTTTGCAACGGTTTTCGTTCTTACTTTGTAAGAAAAAATGTAATTGATGCCTAATTCTTGTTTGTCAATTTCCTGTGCCTTATTAAACAATGTATCTAAGTCTTTTCTCGTATAACCGGACAATCTTCCGACATCCGTTTTCTTTAGATAAGGCATTCTGACAAGTTTTGAGTTATCATAAACTTTCATCTGATAATTTCCTTTCTACCTCCTATAATTGAATTGAAAGGAGGTGAATAATATCGCTAGGGCTAATGTAAAAGTTGTTAGTCAATCTTCAACTGGGTTGAATACAAAAGTATCTGTAAATGGTCGTATAATGACCAATAATCAAGCCTATAACCAAGCAAAGCAAGGCAAGATTAACGGATACAACGGTTCTATTTCATCAAATGGAAACAAGTACATCCGTTCAAATCCAGACAAGTCAACTAATAACAATTTAGAAAAGTAATTTTCTATAGAGACTCATTCATTGATGGATGAGTTTTCTATTCCAAGTAATTTTCCATTCACAAATACTTTGTAACCATCTTGTGTGATACCAACAGAATCCTTCCCATCTGTATCTATACTTGTAATTAATTCATCATCTATATTTGCTACTTGTAATGTGATAGTTGAATTGTTTTTAATTACCTTTTTTCTTCTTGAAAAACAAAAGCACCATTTAAAGAAATTGAACTGTAGCCACGCTTCTACAATGTCATCGTTATTTTCATCGGTATATCTTGTGATGTAATGATGTAACATATCGACCCTCCTTTCCTTGTTGTGGATATTCTCTTTAGTTGATATATAATTAAACCGAAGAGGTGATTAACATGATAGATATCAAAGAAATTGTTTTGAATAAGGACGAATGGCGCTCTTTATTTACCTTTCACTTCAAGAAAAATCAGCATCGAGATGAAATTAAATGTTTTCATCGCTTGTATTGCGATTACGGTTTTTTGACCGAAAACTTATTAGATAAAGCTGATGAATTCGGCATTACCATAGGTACTGATACCTATCATCTTTCTGAACAATACGAGCGCTATTGCATCGTTCAGAGATGGAAAATATTCAATTCACTTCCAAATTGGATTGCAATTTTGATTTCCTTGATATCTCTTATCCTTAATATCCTGCTATGGCTTGAAACAAGACAGTAGCAATAATTCCTATAAAAATTCCAATTAGAAATCCTTTCTTCATTGCAGCTTTTTCTCTTTTATAGATTAGTGAGAAAAGCTGCCTTTCTTCTTTAGTGAATATTCTTTCCTCTATGGGCTTTTCATCTTTATTCATACGGCCTTCCTTTCCTTGCTATGATTCTTAATGCAACTTGGTTGCGAACAACTCATCAAGTCCAAGATTTGTATTTAAGTACTCTTTAATCGCATTACACTCTGATAATGTAAAATCCCTTTTACCATTCAACTTTAAAGAAAGAGTTGTTTCAGCAATCCCAATTTCTTTAGATAAAATCCGTCTAGTTATATTGCGTTCCTTCAATTCACGTTCTAAGATATAAAACATACGATTCCTTTCTATAATTTACTGCAAACGGTAAATCTATAATCAATTTATACCGCAAAAGGTATATTGTCAACCGTATACGGTAAATTTATTTACTTTTTTTAATAAAATTATTGAAAATATTACCTTATACAGTTATATTTTGCTTGAGGTGATATTATGAAAAATATAGAAAATATCCTTAAAGCTTTAATTGTTGATAAATTTAAAAACTTACGACAATTCTCCATCGAAGCAGATTTGCCGTATACAACTCTTATAGGAATACTCGAACGCGGAATAAATAAAGCAAGTATTCAAAATATCATTAAAATCTGTAAAGCCTTAAATATAGATACAGATGCCTTGGCGAATGGTGAAATTAAAGAAAGAAATGTAGAAGCACAAAAACTTACGTTTTCTGAATCTAGTATCATAAAAAAATACCGTAGCTTAGATGGCTACGGTAAAAAGGCTATTAATAATCTATTAGAGGTTGAATACGAGCGTTGTAACACGGTTATTGAAGAAGATATGCCACTGTATATAACAAAGCCTTATTACACTGTAGGAGCGTCTGCCGGCAATGGCGAATATTTATTCGATGATCTCGATAAAACATCAATCACGCTTCCGGATACACCTTTAAACAATAAAGCAGATCTTGTCATTGCTGTTAGAGGGCATTCGATGGAGCCGACATATAATGATGGTGATAAATTGTTAGTGAAAAAGCAATCCGAATTAAATGTTGGTGATATCGGTGTATTCATCATCAATGGCGAGAGTTTCGTCAAGGAACTCGGAAAAGATCGGTTGATATCTCACAACAAGCAATATCAGGATATACATTGCAACGACTATGACAAAATGGTTACGGTCGGAAAGGTAATAGGAGTAATATAAATTCTCGAGAAAATCCCGAGAAAAGAAATTTAAATATCCCTAATAAATAAAGGGTTTTTATCAATTCAGTATATATTTTCAAAAAGAAATCTCGAGAAAAGGTGTATTATGGAAAAACAAATTGTTGAAGACTATCCTGCTCAAAATGAATATTATGAAAAAGAAGAAAAGCAAAAGGAATAATTCAGATGGATAAAGAGAGTTATTTAAACAATCCTCAGAAAATCATTATGGTTTCCCCAGAATTATTTGACAGCGATAAATCTGATTTTATTGCTTACGCTTCTGGAAATGGAATGATTCGATCAGGTATATCCGATGGAGATACTTTG
This genomic window from Solobacterium moorei contains:
- a CDS encoding tyrosine-type recombinase/integrase encodes the protein MWYRNYILLILGVNTGNRIETLIELTPRDIAGGQYTCKEMKTGKVQQFTMNPDVYATVREYIERYNIQMNEYIFESRQGLKGYPITRQQAWRVIKQLAKEAGIEYPVACHSLRKSYGRWYWDETHDLLTTQKLLMHESAAETMLYIMLEPSDIQDVRESINHTEKWG
- a CDS encoding PcfJ domain-containing protein, yielding MRSADYYVKKRLKVPKSFFEWGNSQFPTIIFSNKNTTITSDRDGCKIINKKLTKKTKLTFWECYKCFAIILCTSKKIEIQSYVFESRYIEGIQHLSCYLINYELFENDKNIQCGQNYFYPDRFQFGLRRQSSMSGPYTNVMFYDNGFEKTIRDKSELKYINWESPIDVWNIRRFYQYRKEIEFLQKINAKQLAKEVMYGSGQCDMRIINEKWLRSHKHKIKNSDICFEKIILEEKIRERNGKIVPGIEQYLTHVNFDKIPDCVGIIHFQNWAIKNHIDFRYYIDYLKLMKLCGVPINDTNACPKDLQKAHQDMVKLFNSLERERKEEARRKRDKELQDKFNELIEKRKYMEMEINGLKFILPKKASDLVKEGSILHHCVGTYVEEHASGETTIVFIRNSDKIDRPLYTMEFRKKDIVQIRAKYNKKPPNEVFEVAEIWKKKVVTRGRKNA
- a CDS encoding Cas9 inhibitor AcrIIA9 family protein, whose product is MSEIKQRALEKMNAEMSQKHSRSIDSIHNWLCEQEDDDLFEKICQEGKTIADAYQYCRNKSSEYRDEDCAMVSDDIVFGWVVDYFKSSLQEVKETYLYSSKGTNDKKHAEKKETPKNNVKTSQKEKEKADFERISLFEL
- a CDS encoding DUF3892 domain-containing protein; translation: MNNIARANVKVVSQSSTGLNTKVSVNGRIMTNNQAYNQAKQGKINGYNGSISSNGNKYIRSNPDKSTNNNLEK
- a CDS encoding helix-turn-helix domain-containing protein, whose amino-acid sequence is MFYILERELKERNITRRILSKEIGIAETTLSLKLNGKRDFTLSECNAIKEYLNTNLGLDELFATKLH
- a CDS encoding XRE family transcriptional regulator, yielding MKNIENILKALIVDKFKNLRQFSIEADLPYTTLIGILERGINKASIQNIIKICKALNIDTDALANGEIKERNVEAQKLTFSESSIIKKYRSLDGYGKKAINNLLEVEYERCNTVIEEDMPLYITKPYYTVGASAGNGEYLFDDLDKTSITLPDTPLNNKADLVIAVRGHSMEPTYNDGDKLLVKKQSELNVGDIGVFIINGESFVKELGKDRLISHNKQYQDIHCNDYDKMVTVGKVIGVI